The following proteins are co-located in the Gordonia polyisoprenivorans genome:
- the rplO gene encoding 50S ribosomal protein L15, with amino-acid sequence MTIKLHHLRPAPGAKTDKTRVGRGEGSKGKTAGRGTKGTKARKNVPAAFEGGQMPIHMRLPKLKGFTNRNRIEYQVVNVGDIARLFPQGGTIGVDELVAAGAVRKNKLVKVLGDGELGVAVNVTADKFTASAKEKIAAAGGSATEQ; translated from the coding sequence ATGACCATCAAGCTCCACCACCTTCGCCCCGCTCCGGGCGCGAAGACCGACAAGACCCGTGTGGGTCGCGGCGAGGGCTCCAAGGGCAAGACCGCCGGCCGCGGCACCAAGGGCACCAAGGCACGCAAGAACGTGCCCGCCGCCTTCGAGGGTGGCCAGATGCCGATCCACATGCGGCTGCCGAAGCTCAAGGGCTTCACCAACCGCAACCGGATCGAGTATCAGGTCGTCAACGTCGGCGACATCGCCCGTCTGTTCCCGCAGGGCGGCACCATCGGCGTCGACGAGCTCGTCGCCGCCGGAGCCGTGCGCAAGAACAAGCTCGTGAAGGTCCTCGGCGACGGTGAACTCGGTGTGGCGGTCAACGTCACCGCCGACAAGTTCACCGCATCGGCCAAGGAGAAGATCGCCGCTGCCGGTGGCAGCGCGACCGAGCAGTAA
- the rplF gene encoding 50S ribosomal protein L6 — translation MSRIGKNPIEIPAGVTVSIDGQTITVKGPKGELSHTVTAPITVAQEDATIVVTRPNDERRNRALHGLNRSLVANLVEGVTKGYTNKMEIFGVGYRVQAKGKDLEFALGYSHPVPIEAPEGITFAVESPTKFSVSGIDKQQVGQISANIRRLRRPDPYKGKGIRYEGEQIRRKVGKTGK, via the coding sequence ATGTCGCGTATCGGTAAGAACCCGATCGAGATCCCCGCGGGCGTCACCGTCTCCATCGACGGCCAGACCATCACCGTCAAGGGACCCAAGGGCGAACTCAGCCACACCGTCACCGCGCCGATCACCGTCGCGCAGGAAGACGCCACCATCGTGGTCACCCGCCCCAACGACGAGCGCCGCAACCGTGCCCTGCACGGCCTGAACCGCTCGCTGGTCGCCAACCTCGTGGAGGGCGTGACCAAGGGCTACACCAACAAGATGGAAATCTTCGGTGTCGGCTACCGCGTCCAGGCCAAGGGCAAGGACCTCGAGTTCGCGCTCGGTTACAGCCATCCCGTGCCGATCGAGGCTCCCGAGGGCATCACCTTTGCCGTCGAGTCGCCCACCAAATTCTCGGTTTCGGGTATCGACAAGCAGCAAGTCGGCCAGATCTCGGCGAACATCCGCCGCCTGCGTCGCCCGGACCCGTACAAGGGCAAGGGCATTCGCTACGAAGGCGAGCAGATCCGTCGCAAGGTCGGAAAGACGGGTAAGTAA
- the rpsE gene encoding 30S ribosomal protein S5 produces MPGRQRDGGNGPAGNDNNNNASGDRNDRRGGRDRRGGDRGGRDNDRNQLERVVAINRVSKVVKGGRRFSFTALVVVGDGQGMVGVGYGKAKEVPAAIQKGVEEARKNFFRVPLIGGTVTHPVQGEAAAGVVMLRPASPGTGVIAGGAVRAVLECAGVHDVLAKSLGSDNAINVVHATVAALKMLQRPEEVAARRGLPIEDVAPAGMLRARAGQGV; encoded by the coding sequence ATGCCCGGACGTCAGCGTGACGGCGGAAACGGACCCGCCGGAAACGACAACAACAACAACGCAAGCGGAGACCGCAACGATCGCCGGGGCGGCCGTGACCGTCGCGGTGGCGACCGCGGTGGCCGCGACAACGACCGCAACCAGCTCGAGCGGGTCGTCGCGATCAACCGTGTCTCCAAGGTGGTCAAGGGTGGCCGCCGGTTCTCCTTCACCGCTCTCGTGGTGGTCGGCGACGGCCAGGGCATGGTCGGCGTCGGCTACGGCAAGGCCAAGGAAGTCCCGGCCGCGATCCAGAAGGGCGTCGAAGAGGCTCGCAAGAACTTCTTCCGCGTGCCGCTGATCGGCGGCACCGTGACCCACCCCGTTCAGGGTGAGGCCGCTGCCGGTGTCGTGATGCTCCGTCCGGCCAGCCCCGGTACCGGTGTGATCGCCGGTGGCGCGGTGCGTGCCGTGCTCGAGTGCGCGGGCGTCCATGACGTCCTCGCCAAGAGCCTCGGCTCGGACAACGCGATCAACGTCGTCCACGCCACCGTGGCCGCCCTGAAGATGCTGCAGCGTCCCGAAGAGGTCGCGGCTCGTCGTGGTCTCCCCATCGAAGACGTGGCACCGGCCGGTATGCTCCGCGCCCGTGCCGGCCAGGGAGTGTGA
- the rplR gene encoding 50S ribosomal protein L18, translating into MSDTAAKTVRKPLGKDVSTRRRTATNRRHFRLRKKVAGTPVRPRLAVKRSSRHIHVQLIDDLAGHTLAAASTIEADVRAAGGDKSAQARKVGELIAERAKAAGIDAVVFDRGGKDYHGRIAALADAAREGGLQF; encoded by the coding sequence ATGAGTGATACAGCAGCCAAGACAGTCCGCAAGCCCCTCGGCAAGGATGTGTCGACCCGCCGTCGCACCGCGACCAACCGTCGTCACTTCCGCCTGCGCAAGAAGGTCGCCGGCACGCCGGTGCGTCCGCGTCTCGCGGTCAAGCGCAGCAGCCGCCACATCCACGTGCAGCTGATCGACGACCTCGCCGGCCACACGCTGGCCGCGGCGTCGACCATCGAGGCCGACGTCCGCGCGGCCGGCGGCGACAAGTCCGCGCAGGCCCGCAAGGTCGGCGAACTGATCGCCGAGCGCGCCAAGGCCGCCGGCATCGACGCCGTCGTGTTCGACCGTGGTGGCAAGGACTACCACGGCCGGATCGCCGCGCTCGCCGACGCCGCCCGTGAGGGAGGCCTGCAGTTCTGA
- a CDS encoding ABC transporter substrate-binding protein, whose product MTDLTRRGFLGAGLTVAAAAALAACAGSGGGSSNDGDPNNLTFWSNHPGKSTDVEKELIKRFEAANPGIKVQLIDAGKNYEEAAQKFNAALSGGALPDIIILSDVWWFNFALIGAIAPLDDLFGKAGVDPSGYVDSLVGDYKWNNKTWALPYARSTPLFYYNADVWSQAGLPARGPASWQEFAEWGPRIQSVVGSGKSAHGWGNAVDYLGWTFQGPTWTFGGAYSDDWTMTFTDPKTVAAAQYLSDTINKDRYAKISNDIAGDFSAGLLASTVASTGDLSGITSDAKFRFSTAFLPAPDGTIGCPTGGAGLAIPARNSDERKVNALKFIDFITNTDNTAYFSQNVGYMPVRKAAVTAPSMTAFLEKNPNFRTAIEQLPKTKPQNYARVFIPGGDKIIGTGFEKIGLQNADVAATMADTQKQIEQIYTTQIQPKLPK is encoded by the coding sequence ATGACCGACCTGACCCGCCGTGGATTCCTCGGCGCCGGACTGACCGTGGCCGCAGCGGCCGCCCTCGCTGCATGTGCCGGCTCGGGTGGCGGCTCGAGCAATGACGGTGATCCCAACAATCTGACCTTCTGGTCGAACCATCCCGGCAAGTCGACCGATGTCGAGAAGGAACTCATCAAGCGGTTCGAGGCGGCCAACCCGGGGATCAAGGTGCAGTTGATCGACGCCGGTAAGAATTACGAGGAGGCGGCACAGAAGTTCAACGCCGCACTGTCGGGCGGCGCACTACCCGACATCATCATCCTCAGCGACGTGTGGTGGTTCAATTTCGCCCTGATCGGTGCGATCGCACCGCTCGACGACCTCTTCGGCAAGGCTGGCGTCGATCCGTCGGGCTACGTCGATTCCCTTGTCGGCGACTACAAGTGGAACAACAAGACGTGGGCCCTGCCGTACGCGCGGTCGACCCCGCTGTTCTACTACAACGCCGATGTGTGGAGCCAGGCCGGGCTGCCCGCCCGTGGTCCCGCGTCCTGGCAGGAGTTCGCCGAGTGGGGCCCGCGCATCCAGTCGGTGGTGGGCTCGGGCAAATCGGCACACGGGTGGGGCAACGCCGTGGACTACCTGGGCTGGACCTTCCAAGGACCGACCTGGACCTTCGGCGGTGCCTACTCCGACGACTGGACGATGACGTTCACCGACCCGAAAACCGTTGCCGCTGCGCAGTATCTGAGCGACACGATCAACAAGGATCGGTACGCGAAGATCTCCAACGACATCGCCGGTGATTTCAGCGCGGGACTCCTCGCCTCCACGGTCGCCTCCACCGGTGACCTCTCGGGTATCACCTCGGACGCGAAATTCCGGTTCTCGACGGCGTTCCTGCCCGCCCCGGACGGCACGATTGGTTGCCCGACCGGTGGTGCGGGACTGGCCATCCCGGCCCGCAATTCCGACGAGCGCAAGGTCAACGCGCTGAAGTTCATCGACTTCATCACCAACACCGACAACACCGCCTACTTCTCGCAGAACGTCGGTTACATGCCGGTGCGCAAGGCCGCGGTCACCGCGCCGTCGATGACCGCCTTCCTGGAGAAGAACCCGAACTTCCGGACCGCGATCGAACAATTGCCGAAGACCAAGCCGCAGAACTACGCTCGGGTGTTCATTCCCGGCGGCGACAAGATCATCGGCACCGGTTTCGAGAAGATCGGTCTGCAGAACGCCGACGTCGCCGCGACGATGGCCGATACGCAGAAGCAGATCGAGCAGATCTACACCACCCAGATCCAGCCGAAGCTGCCCAAGTAA
- the secY gene encoding preprotein translocase subunit SecY, with the protein MLSPLIAAFRTPDLRKKILFVIGIVVLYRLGATVPSPGVNYVEVHKCIDTINSGGGNQVYSLINLFSGGALLQLSVFAIGIMPYITASIIVQLLTVVIPRFEQLRKEGQSGQAKMTQYTRYLTVALALLQSTGIVALAVRGNLLPSSCGDNILNDKSILGLTIIVLVMTAGACLVMWFGELITERGIGNGMSLLIFAGIAARIPAEGRTILTSRGGLVFGLVVVAVLIIVAGVVFIEQGQRRIPVQYAKRMVGRKMYGGSSTYLPLKVNQAGVIPVIFASSLLYLPQLIVQLTQSSSEAPSGWQRWVSTYLADPSNYVYIIVYFLMIIFFTYFYVAVTFNPEERADDMKKYGGFIPGIRPGQPTADYLGYVLSRITLPGSIYLGIIAVLPNLFLEIGNSGGVQNLPFGGTAVLIMVGVGLDTMKQVNSQLMQRKYEGFLK; encoded by the coding sequence GTGCTCTCCCCCCTCATCGCGGCCTTCAGGACGCCCGATCTGAGGAAGAAGATCCTCTTCGTCATCGGCATAGTCGTGCTGTATCGCCTGGGGGCGACGGTTCCCTCGCCGGGCGTGAACTACGTCGAGGTGCACAAGTGCATCGACACCATCAACAGTGGTGGCGGCAACCAGGTCTATTCGCTGATCAACTTGTTCTCCGGCGGCGCACTGCTGCAGCTGTCGGTGTTCGCGATCGGCATCATGCCCTACATCACGGCCAGCATCATCGTGCAGTTGCTGACGGTGGTCATCCCGCGCTTCGAGCAGCTCCGCAAGGAGGGCCAGTCGGGTCAGGCCAAGATGACGCAGTACACCCGCTACCTGACGGTCGCGCTGGCGTTGCTGCAGTCCACGGGCATCGTGGCGCTGGCCGTGCGCGGCAACCTGTTGCCCTCGAGCTGCGGCGACAACATCCTCAACGACAAGTCGATCCTGGGTCTGACGATCATCGTCCTGGTGATGACCGCGGGTGCCTGCCTGGTGATGTGGTTCGGTGAGCTGATCACCGAGCGCGGCATCGGCAACGGCATGTCGCTGCTGATCTTCGCGGGCATCGCCGCCCGCATCCCCGCCGAGGGACGCACGATCCTCACCAGCCGTGGTGGCCTGGTCTTCGGGCTCGTCGTGGTCGCGGTGCTCATCATCGTCGCCGGCGTGGTCTTCATCGAGCAGGGCCAGCGTCGCATCCCGGTGCAGTACGCCAAGCGCATGGTGGGTCGCAAGATGTACGGCGGGTCGTCGACCTACCTGCCACTGAAGGTCAACCAGGCCGGCGTCATCCCGGTCATCTTCGCGTCGTCACTGCTGTATCTGCCGCAACTCATCGTGCAGCTCACGCAGAGCTCGTCGGAGGCGCCGTCGGGCTGGCAGCGCTGGGTCAGCACCTATCTCGCCGACCCGAGCAACTACGTCTACATCATCGTGTACTTCCTGATGATCATCTTCTTCACGTACTTCTACGTGGCGGTGACCTTCAATCCGGAGGAACGCGCCGATGACATGAAGAAGTACGGTGGCTTCATCCCGGGTATCCGCCCGGGACAACCGACCGCGGACTACCTCGGGTATGTGCTCAGTCGCATCACCCTGCCGGGTTCGATCTACCTGGGTATCATCGCGGTACTGCCGAACCTGTTCCTGGAGATCGGGAACAGTGGTGGTGTTCAGAACCTGCCATTTGGGGGCACGGCCGTGTTGATCATGGTCGGCGTGGGACTGGACACGATGAAGCAGGTCAACAGTCAATTGATGCAACGCAAGTACGAAGGATTCCTGAAGTGA
- a CDS encoding carbohydrate ABC transporter permease, whose protein sequence is MTPTTDTPVAQTHPHNAAIAVDERERLAARARRRRRTVAVLGYLAMIVALAVVVVPLAWIVLTSFKDRSEIYVQPAVWWPSTWHPENYREATTSVPFWQFLRNSLIVTLILGVIKFVLGVLSAYGLVFLRFPGKNLVFLVIIAALMVPNQITVITNYSLVAQLGFRNTFAGIIVPLAGVAFGTFLMRNHFLSIPPEIIEAARMDGAGHIRLLVRVVLPLSIPTMVAFALITLVNEWNEYLWPFLMADDYSVATLPVGLTQLQNNDGVTNWGPVMAATVLAMLPMLIVFLALQRHMIKGLTSGAVKG, encoded by the coding sequence ATGACCCCGACCACGGACACGCCGGTGGCACAGACGCACCCACATAACGCGGCGATCGCCGTCGACGAGCGTGAACGGCTCGCCGCGCGTGCGCGCAGGCGTCGGCGGACGGTTGCGGTGCTGGGCTATCTCGCGATGATCGTCGCGCTGGCCGTCGTGGTGGTGCCCCTGGCGTGGATCGTGTTGACCTCCTTCAAGGATCGATCCGAGATCTACGTCCAGCCGGCGGTGTGGTGGCCCTCGACGTGGCATCCCGAGAACTACCGGGAGGCCACCACCTCGGTGCCGTTCTGGCAGTTCCTGCGCAACTCACTGATCGTCACGCTGATCCTCGGTGTCATCAAGTTCGTGCTCGGCGTGCTCAGCGCCTACGGTCTTGTCTTCCTGCGCTTCCCGGGCAAGAACCTCGTGTTCCTGGTGATCATCGCGGCGCTGATGGTGCCCAATCAGATCACCGTCATCACCAATTACTCGCTGGTCGCCCAACTCGGTTTCCGTAACACCTTCGCCGGGATCATCGTGCCGCTGGCGGGGGTCGCGTTCGGAACCTTTTTGATGCGCAACCACTTTCTGTCGATCCCACCGGAGATCATCGAGGCCGCCCGGATGGACGGTGCCGGGCACATCCGGCTGCTGGTGCGTGTGGTGTTGCCGTTGTCGATTCCGACGATGGTGGCGTTCGCCCTCATCACGCTCGTCAACGAATGGAATGAGTACCTGTGGCCGTTCTTGATGGCCGACGACTACAGCGTGGCGACACTGCCGGTGGGACTGACGCAGTTGCAGAACAACGACGGCGTCACCAACTGGGGTCCGGTGATGGCCGCGACGGTCCTGGCGATGCTGCCGATGCTGATCGTCTTTCTCGCACTCCAACGCCACATGATCAAAGGACTGACCTCCGGGGCGGTCAAGGGGTGA
- the dtd gene encoding D-aminoacyl-tRNA deacylase, with the protein MRAVIQRVTEASVVVDGDVVGELDITPGGHGLVALIGVTHDDTDADASKLADKIWRLRILDGTTTGGSPAEVSAADVDAPILVISQFTLYANTAKGRRPSWNAAAPGAVAEPLVDAVIAALRAAGATVATGRFGAHMSVRLVNDGPVTIIIET; encoded by the coding sequence ATGCGTGCTGTCATCCAGCGGGTCACCGAGGCCTCGGTCGTCGTCGACGGGGACGTCGTGGGAGAACTCGACATCACACCCGGCGGCCACGGTCTGGTGGCCCTGATCGGCGTCACCCACGACGACACCGATGCCGACGCCTCCAAGTTGGCCGACAAGATCTGGCGTCTGCGCATCCTCGACGGCACGACGACGGGCGGATCGCCGGCGGAGGTGTCGGCAGCCGACGTCGACGCACCGATCCTGGTGATCAGTCAGTTCACGCTGTACGCCAACACCGCCAAGGGCCGACGGCCCTCGTGGAATGCGGCGGCGCCGGGGGCGGTCGCCGAGCCACTCGTCGATGCCGTGATCGCCGCCCTGCGCGCCGCGGGGGCGACGGTGGCCACCGGGCGTTTCGGCGCGCACATGAGCGTGCGCCTGGTCAACGACGGCCCCGTCACCATCATCATCGAGACGTGA
- a CDS encoding ABC transporter ATP-binding protein — MASVTYAKATKRFGDGSPAVDALDLEIADGEFMVLVGPSGCGKSTSLRMVAGLESVESGAILIDDADVVGLPPKSRDVAMVFQNYALYPNMTVADNMGFALRNAGMSKADTAARVNEVAAMLELDALLDRKPAKLSGGQRQRVAMGRAIVRHPKVFCMDEPLSNLDAKLRVSTRAQIAALQRKLDTTTLYVTHDQVEAMTMGDRVAVLDHGVLQQVGTPREIYRHPANVFVAGFMGTPQMCLIDVEVRDGHVDLGGADLPAPRAVPGKAVAGMRAESWELVTAGTPRSVTARVELVEELGAEQFVYSATDLPVRDGRVVVRADHRQMFTVGDEIGLVPVADEVHWFDGQTGQRV, encoded by the coding sequence ATGGCCTCGGTCACCTACGCCAAGGCCACCAAGCGATTCGGCGACGGTTCGCCCGCCGTCGACGCCCTCGACCTCGAGATCGCCGACGGCGAGTTCATGGTGCTCGTCGGCCCGTCTGGCTGTGGCAAGTCGACGAGCCTGCGCATGGTCGCAGGCCTCGAATCGGTGGAATCGGGCGCCATTCTCATCGACGACGCCGATGTCGTCGGGCTGCCGCCGAAGTCGCGGGACGTGGCGATGGTGTTCCAGAACTATGCGCTGTACCCGAACATGACGGTCGCCGACAACATGGGATTCGCGCTGCGCAACGCCGGGATGAGCAAGGCCGACACCGCCGCCCGGGTCAACGAGGTGGCGGCGATGCTCGAACTCGACGCGCTGCTCGACCGCAAACCGGCGAAACTGTCCGGCGGGCAACGTCAACGGGTGGCTATGGGGCGTGCGATCGTCCGGCATCCCAAGGTGTTCTGCATGGACGAGCCGCTGTCGAATCTCGACGCGAAGCTGCGTGTGAGCACACGTGCGCAGATCGCCGCGCTGCAGCGCAAGCTGGACACCACCACGCTCTACGTCACCCACGATCAGGTCGAGGCGATGACCATGGGCGATCGGGTGGCGGTCCTCGATCATGGTGTGCTGCAACAGGTCGGGACGCCGAGGGAGATCTATCGCCACCCGGCGAACGTCTTCGTCGCCGGGTTCATGGGCACGCCGCAGATGTGTCTGATCGACGTCGAGGTACGGGACGGGCACGTCGATCTCGGTGGCGCCGACCTGCCGGCGCCACGGGCGGTGCCGGGAAAGGCGGTGGCGGGGATGCGGGCCGAATCCTGGGAGCTGGTCACGGCCGGGACACCGCGGTCGGTCACCGCGCGGGTCGAACTGGTCGAGGAACTCGGTGCAGAGCAATTCGTCTACAGCGCAACCGATCTGCCGGTGCGCGACGGACGAGTGGTGGTGCGTGCCGATCACCGGCAGATGTTCACCGTCGGAGACGAGATCGGTCTGGTGCCCGTCGCCGACGAGGTTCACTGGTTCGACGGGCAGACGGGGCAGCGGGTGTGA
- a CDS encoding adenylate kinase: MRLVILGPPGAGKGTQAELLSESLGIPHISTGDLFRANISQGTAVGIEAKRYLDAGDLVPSEITVDMVRARVGEPDAAKGFILDGFPRSTEQADALAEILDGLDSSLDAVLSFVVDPDVVVERMLARGRADDTEEVIRNRMSVYQKETAPLLDYYGDQVKTIDAVGDIQDVHQRVLSALGAGVS; the protein is encoded by the coding sequence GTGAGACTTGTCATTCTCGGCCCCCCCGGAGCAGGCAAAGGTACCCAGGCGGAACTGCTGAGCGAATCGCTCGGCATCCCGCACATCTCCACCGGGGATCTGTTCCGCGCCAACATCTCACAGGGCACCGCCGTGGGCATCGAAGCCAAGCGCTATCTCGACGCCGGCGACCTCGTGCCGTCGGAGATCACCGTCGACATGGTGCGAGCCCGCGTCGGCGAGCCGGATGCGGCGAAGGGATTCATCCTCGACGGATTCCCGCGGTCGACCGAGCAGGCCGACGCCCTCGCCGAGATCCTCGACGGTCTCGATTCCTCCCTGGATGCGGTCCTGTCGTTCGTGGTCGACCCCGACGTCGTCGTCGAGCGCATGCTGGCCCGCGGCCGTGCCGACGACACCGAAGAGGTCATCCGTAACCGGATGTCGGTGTATCAGAAGGAAACCGCACCGCTGCTCGACTACTACGGCGATCAGGTGAAGACGATCGATGCGGTCGGCGACATCCAGGACGTGCATCAGCGGGTGCTGAGCGCACTCGGTGCCGGCGTCTCCTGA
- the map gene encoding type I methionyl aminopeptidase: MGFRKRKRVPFRSAGELDAMEAAGAVVGAALVAVRAASAPGVSTLELDEVAETVIRQAGAVPSFKGYHGFPGSICSSVNDVVVHGIPSSTVILAEGDLVSIDCGAILDGWHGDSAWTFGVGELSQADAELSEATRLSMEAGIAAMIDGARLTDISHAIETGTHDAERKFDRAFGIVDGYGGHGIGREMHMEPFLANEGAPGSGPLLVVGSTLAIEPMLTLGTTETSVLDDDWTVVTDDGSRAAHWEHTVAVTADGPRILTNRPS; encoded by the coding sequence ATGGGATTCCGTAAACGCAAGCGCGTGCCGTTCCGCAGCGCCGGCGAACTCGATGCGATGGAGGCCGCGGGCGCCGTGGTGGGCGCCGCACTCGTTGCCGTGCGCGCGGCGTCGGCGCCCGGGGTGAGCACCCTCGAACTCGACGAGGTCGCCGAGACCGTGATCCGACAGGCCGGGGCGGTGCCGTCGTTCAAGGGTTACCACGGATTCCCGGGATCGATCTGCTCGTCGGTCAACGACGTGGTGGTGCACGGAATCCCGTCGAGCACCGTCATTCTCGCCGAGGGCGATCTGGTCTCGATCGATTGCGGTGCCATTCTCGATGGCTGGCACGGGGATTCGGCCTGGACCTTCGGGGTCGGTGAACTGTCGCAGGCCGATGCCGAACTCTCCGAGGCAACCCGACTGTCGATGGAGGCCGGGATCGCCGCCATGATCGACGGCGCACGCCTCACCGACATCTCGCACGCCATCGAGACCGGAACCCACGACGCCGAGCGAAAGTTCGATCGTGCCTTCGGGATCGTCGACGGCTACGGCGGTCACGGCATCGGTCGCGAGATGCACATGGAACCGTTCCTCGCCAACGAGGGTGCCCCCGGCTCCGGCCCGCTGCTCGTCGTCGGGTCGACATTGGCCATTGAGCCGATGCTCACCCTGGGCACCACCGAGACCAGCGTTCTCGACGACGACTGGACGGTCGTCACCGACGACGGCTCGCGGGCCGCGCACTGGGAGCACACCGTGGCCGTCACCGCCGACGGCCCGCGAATCCTGACCAACCGACCGTCCTGA
- the fdhD gene encoding formate dehydrogenase accessory sulfurtransferase FdhD: MGRITARRRVIRVRRGEPTARADVLAVEEPLEIRIGGRALVVTMRTPGHDVELATGFLVSEGLIARAEDVVAARYCAGAQTPGEPNSYNVLDLALADGIGTPDAAPARRFTMSSACGVCGKDSIDAVTTASRFTVGDDPLTLDTDAALALPDRLREGQKAFDRTGGIHAAGLFDGTTGEMLVIREDIGRHNAVDKVVGWALTQDRLPLRGTVLQVSGRASFELVQKAAMAGIPMLSAVSAPSSLAADLAEEQGMTLAGFVRGDSLVLYSRPDRVLGSPAR; the protein is encoded by the coding sequence ATGGGACGTATCACCGCACGTCGCCGGGTGATCCGCGTCCGGCGCGGCGAACCCACGGCGCGCGCCGACGTGCTGGCCGTCGAGGAACCACTGGAGATCCGGATCGGTGGGCGGGCACTGGTCGTCACCATGCGCACACCCGGCCACGACGTCGAGCTCGCGACCGGTTTCCTGGTGTCGGAAGGGTTGATCGCCCGCGCCGAGGACGTGGTCGCGGCCCGCTACTGTGCGGGTGCGCAGACCCCAGGCGAACCGAACAGTTACAACGTTCTCGACCTCGCCCTGGCCGACGGGATCGGTACGCCCGACGCCGCGCCGGCGCGACGCTTCACGATGAGCAGCGCCTGCGGCGTCTGCGGCAAGGACAGCATCGATGCGGTGACGACGGCGTCGCGCTTCACCGTCGGCGACGACCCGCTGACCCTCGACACCGACGCCGCTCTCGCGCTCCCCGACCGTCTTCGTGAGGGGCAGAAGGCATTCGACCGGACCGGCGGCATCCACGCGGCGGGCCTGTTCGACGGCACCACCGGCGAGATGCTGGTGATCCGAGAGGACATCGGCCGCCACAACGCCGTCGACAAGGTCGTGGGCTGGGCCCTGACCCAGGATCGACTTCCGTTGCGGGGCACTGTGCTCCAGGTCTCGGGGCGGGCGAGCTTCGAGCTCGTGCAGAAGGCGGCGATGGCCGGCATCCCGATGCTCTCGGCGGTGTCGGCGCCGTCCTCTCTGGCCGCGGACCTCGCCGAGGAGCAGGGGATGACGCTGGCCGGGTTCGTGCGCGGCGATTCCCTGGTGCTCTACAGCCGGCCCGACCGCGTCCTGGGCTCACCGGCCCGGTGA
- the rpmD gene encoding 50S ribosomal protein L30 produces the protein MAQLKITQVKGTIGTKKNQRDSLRTLGLKGIRKSVTREDTPINRGLINVVSHLVTVEEVKS, from the coding sequence ATGGCACAGCTGAAGATCACCCAGGTCAAGGGCACCATCGGTACCAAGAAGAACCAGCGTGACAGCCTGCGGACGCTCGGCCTCAAGGGCATCCGCAAGTCGGTCACCCGCGAGGACACCCCGATCAACCGCGGTCTGATCAACGTGGTTTCGCACCTCGTGACAGTCGAAGAGGTTAAGTCATGA
- a CDS encoding carbohydrate ABC transporter permease: protein MPSVNEHVLPRAGGRRPWKSYALFLAIVGPNLVLLAVFTYRPLIENIRMSFYDWNISSPGSTFIGFANYREWFTREDTATIVVNTVVFTVVAVAGSMALGLALALLLDRTLKGRNLVRSVVFAPFVLSGAAVGIAFQFVFDPNFGLINDLMHRLGLGSAPDFYQQPHWALFMITVTYVWKNLGYAFVIYLAALQGKRADLDEAAAVDGASGWTHFRKVLLPQMRPTTFFLSITVLLNSLQVFDIINVMTRGGPLGNGTTTMVYQVYEETFRNFRAGYGATVATIMFLILLVVTVAQVRLMDRGAR, encoded by the coding sequence GTGCCATCGGTGAACGAACATGTGCTGCCCCGCGCGGGCGGGCGTCGGCCGTGGAAGTCCTATGCCCTGTTCCTCGCCATCGTGGGCCCCAATCTGGTGTTGTTGGCGGTGTTCACGTATCGGCCGCTGATCGAGAACATCCGGATGTCGTTCTACGACTGGAACATCTCCTCGCCGGGCTCGACGTTCATCGGGTTCGCGAACTATCGCGAATGGTTCACCCGTGAGGACACCGCGACCATCGTCGTGAACACGGTGGTCTTCACCGTCGTGGCGGTTGCCGGCAGCATGGCCCTCGGCCTGGCGCTGGCATTGCTCCTCGATCGGACGCTCAAGGGCCGAAACCTGGTGCGGTCGGTGGTTTTTGCCCCGTTCGTGCTGTCCGGCGCGGCGGTCGGCATCGCCTTCCAGTTCGTGTTCGACCCCAATTTCGGCCTGATCAACGACCTGATGCACCGCCTCGGTCTGGGTTCTGCTCCGGACTTCTATCAGCAACCCCACTGGGCGCTGTTCATGATCACCGTCACCTACGTGTGGAAGAATCTCGGATACGCCTTCGTGATCTATCTCGCTGCGCTGCAGGGTAAACGGGCAGATCTCGACGAGGCGGCCGCCGTCGACGGCGCCTCGGGGTGGACACATTTCCGCAAGGTGCTCCTGCCGCAGATGCGCCCGACGACGTTCTTCCTCTCGATCACCGTGTTGCTCAACTCGTTACAGGTCTTCGACATCATCAACGTGATGACCCGCGGCGGTCCCCTCGGCAACGGCACGACGACGATGGTCTACCAGGTCTACGAGGAGACCTTCCGCAACTTCCGCGCCGGCTACGGTGCGACCGTCGCCACCATCATGTTCCTGATCCTGCTCGTGGTGACCGTCGCCCAGGTGCGGCTGATGGATCGGGGCGCACGATGA